Proteins found in one Longimicrobiaceae bacterium genomic segment:
- the aroB gene encoding 3-dehydroquinate synthase, producing the protein MTAPHRIAVQLAEAPAAGYEILVGSGLFAALPSILSRFCPAHRYAVITDDRVAELYALKLSRSLHGAGHRVDVFAFSAGEANKTRETWAVVTDAMLEAELGRDTALIAFGGGVPGDLGGFVAATYMRGLPLVQVPTTLMAMIDSSVGGKTGVDTAMGKNLVGAFHQPRAVVVDPDLLQTLPDAHLRAGLAEAVKHGAIADEEYLDWIETSADELLAGDADALTRLIVRSVEIKAEVVSGDEREEGRRKLLNFGHTIGHAVESLSGYAVLHGEAVAIGMVEEARIGERCGVTAPGTSGRLRKVLARLGLPTAMPIELTAADVVQWTRSDKKARNGRVEYALIAGAGMPFSRDGRWGVPVADETVVEVLAGGTGNRA; encoded by the coding sequence ATGACGGCACCGCACCGCATTGCCGTGCAGCTGGCCGAAGCACCGGCGGCGGGTTACGAGATCCTGGTGGGGAGCGGCCTCTTCGCGGCGCTGCCTTCCATCCTGTCGCGCTTCTGCCCGGCGCACCGGTACGCGGTGATCACCGACGACCGCGTGGCCGAGCTGTACGCGCTCAAGCTGTCGCGCAGCCTGCACGGGGCGGGGCACCGCGTGGACGTGTTCGCCTTCTCGGCCGGCGAGGCGAACAAGACGCGCGAGACGTGGGCGGTGGTGACCGACGCCATGCTGGAGGCCGAGCTGGGCCGCGACACGGCGCTCATCGCCTTCGGCGGCGGGGTGCCGGGCGACCTGGGCGGCTTCGTGGCGGCCACGTACATGCGCGGCCTGCCGCTGGTGCAGGTGCCCACCACGCTCATGGCGATGATCGACTCGTCCGTCGGCGGCAAGACGGGGGTGGACACGGCCATGGGCAAGAACCTCGTGGGCGCCTTCCACCAGCCGCGCGCGGTGGTCGTGGACCCGGACCTGCTGCAGACGCTGCCCGACGCGCACCTTCGGGCCGGGCTGGCAGAGGCGGTGAAGCACGGCGCAATCGCGGACGAGGAGTACCTGGACTGGATCGAAACCAGTGCCGACGAGCTGCTGGCGGGAGATGCGGACGCGCTCACGCGTCTCATCGTCCGCTCGGTGGAGATCAAGGCCGAGGTCGTCTCGGGCGACGAGCGCGAGGAGGGGCGGCGCAAGCTGCTCAACTTCGGCCACACCATCGGGCACGCGGTGGAGTCGCTGTCGGGCTACGCGGTGCTGCACGGCGAGGCGGTGGCGATCGGGATGGTCGAGGAGGCGCGCATCGGCGAGCGCTGCGGGGTCACGGCGCCGGGCACTTCCGGGCGCCTGCGCAAGGTTCTGGCGCGGCTGGGGCTTCCCACCGCGATGCCCATCGAGCTGACGGCGGCAGACGTGGTTCAGTGGACGCGCTCGGACAAGAAGGCGCGCAACGGCCGCGTGGAGTACGCGCTGATCGCGGGCGCGGGCATGCCGTTCTCGCGCGACGGGCGCTGGGGCGTGCCCGTCGCGGACGAGACAGTGGTGGAGGTTCTGGCAGGAGGCACCGGCAACCGCGCCTGA
- a CDS encoding YbdK family carboxylate-amine ligase, translated as MPRPEDFTLGVEEEYQLVDAATGELRSRARYVIAADWADEIKPEMQEHTVEVETGVCRGSNCVRDDLARLRFTAAVAAESEGLRVVAAGTHPFSAASGHSFTDAPVYRRIRDEYRQLAESQSIFGMHVHVGVPAGVDRVRVMNVARLYLPFVLALTASSPFFTGEDTGYASFRSLLWRRWPRTGAPPRFEDEAEMAEMVRWLMATERIDAPGRIYWEMRPHHVYPTIEWRAADVTPRLDDAIAAAALARAVVAGVVEGLLAEPPLPANLLSTLLAENSWRVSRDATAALLVDLDRAEPATITASDALLRLSERLEPVAAALGDAGALAAIPELLERGGAAARIRARAAELDGDLAALTLWMADETVLGAGLDRRGEQRMEEDG; from the coding sequence ATGCCCCGACCCGAAGACTTCACCCTGGGGGTGGAGGAAGAGTACCAGCTGGTGGACGCCGCCACGGGCGAGCTGCGCAGCCGCGCCCGCTACGTGATCGCGGCGGACTGGGCCGACGAGATCAAGCCGGAGATGCAGGAGCACACGGTGGAGGTGGAGACGGGCGTGTGCCGCGGCTCCAACTGCGTGCGCGACGACCTGGCCCGCCTGCGCTTCACCGCGGCGGTGGCGGCGGAGTCCGAGGGGCTGCGCGTGGTGGCCGCGGGCACGCACCCGTTCAGCGCGGCGAGCGGCCACTCCTTCACCGACGCGCCGGTGTACCGCCGCATCCGCGACGAGTACCGCCAGCTGGCGGAGTCGCAGAGCATCTTCGGGATGCACGTGCACGTGGGGGTGCCGGCGGGGGTGGACCGCGTGCGGGTGATGAACGTGGCGCGGCTGTACCTTCCGTTCGTGCTGGCGCTCACGGCCAGCTCGCCCTTCTTCACGGGCGAGGACACGGGCTATGCGTCGTTCCGCTCGCTGCTGTGGCGGCGCTGGCCGCGCACGGGCGCGCCGCCCCGGTTCGAGGACGAGGCGGAGATGGCGGAGATGGTCCGCTGGCTGATGGCGACGGAGCGGATCGACGCGCCGGGCCGCATCTACTGGGAGATGCGCCCGCACCACGTGTACCCAACCATCGAGTGGCGCGCGGCCGACGTGACGCCGCGCCTGGACGACGCCATCGCCGCCGCGGCGCTGGCCCGCGCCGTGGTCGCGGGCGTGGTGGAGGGGCTGCTCGCGGAGCCGCCGCTGCCCGCGAACCTGCTGTCCACCCTGCTGGCCGAGAACTCCTGGCGGGTGAGCCGCGATGCGACCGCCGCGCTGCTGGTGGACCTGGACCGCGCGGAGCCGGCCACCATCACGGCGAGTGACGCGCTGCTGCGGCTGTCCGAGCGGCTGGAGCCGGTGGCGGCGGCGCTGGGAGATGCGGGCGCGCTGGCCGCGATCCCGGAGCTGCTGGAGCGGGGCGGGGCCGCGGCGCGCATCCGCGCGCGGGCGGCGGAGCTGGACGGAGACCTTGCGGCACTGACCCTTTGGATGGCAGACGAGACGGTCCTGGGAGCGGGCCTGGACCGCCGCGGCGAACAGCGCATGGAGGAGGACGGATGA